The following are from one region of the Prevotella communis genome:
- a CDS encoding DUF349 domain-containing protein — translation MMDSQENILEKGNQEVKVEETAVETTENNASPAEERKVYTTKKEVLDRVKEIAHGEEAPQKEEVEYLKTAFYKLHIAEREAQLKEYIDGGGDPEAYQITPDEDEEVFKAEMGVIKERRQQIFREQEAEKEENLKKKQAIIEKIKAMVTSPEEASKTYQEFKALQQEWREIKAVPAESANELWRNYQLYVEQFYDLLKLNSEARELDFKKNLEAKTRLCEAAEKLADETDVISAFHQLQQLHQEYREIGPVSKELREEIWQRFKAASTVINKRHQQHFEDLRAREEDNLVKKTALCEKVEAINGEENKGSGDWERHTQEIIAIQAEWKTIGFAPQKMNVKIFERFRAACDDFFARKAEYFKTLKDSFKENADKKRALIEKAKALQDSTEWRSTSDKLIALQKEWKTIGVVPKKLGDQLWEEFLGACNKFFEARNAAGAGQRNEEHENLEKKRDVIERLKAVAEEAGEGLQEKVQKLVEEYNAIGHVPFKEKDKIYEEYHAVLDKLYKELNVSVAKKRLNKFKDNLKQVAERGEGALDNERQRLMRQYDNLKQEIHTYENNLGFLTASSKKGNSLIEEMNRKIQKLKDDMQLVKEKIKAIDAENNA, via the coding sequence ATGATGGACTCTCAAGAAAACATCCTCGAAAAGGGGAATCAAGAAGTTAAGGTCGAAGAGACCGCAGTAGAAACAACCGAAAACAACGCTTCACCTGCTGAAGAACGAAAAGTTTACACCACCAAGAAAGAAGTTCTTGATCGTGTAAAGGAGATTGCTCACGGCGAAGAAGCTCCGCAGAAAGAAGAGGTAGAATACCTGAAGACGGCATTCTACAAACTGCACATTGCAGAGCGCGAAGCACAGTTGAAGGAGTATATTGACGGTGGAGGCGATCCTGAAGCCTACCAAATCACCCCCGATGAAGACGAAGAAGTATTCAAGGCTGAGATGGGCGTTATCAAAGAGCGTCGTCAGCAGATCTTCCGCGAGCAGGAGGCTGAGAAGGAGGAGAACCTGAAGAAGAAGCAGGCCATCATTGAAAAGATTAAGGCTATGGTCACTTCTCCTGAGGAGGCCAGCAAGACCTACCAGGAGTTTAAGGCCCTGCAGCAGGAGTGGCGCGAGATTAAGGCTGTACCAGCTGAGAGTGCCAACGAGTTGTGGCGTAACTACCAGCTCTACGTGGAGCAGTTCTACGACCTGCTGAAACTGAACAGCGAGGCTCGTGAGCTGGACTTCAAGAAGAACCTGGAGGCTAAGACACGTCTGTGCGAGGCTGCAGAGAAACTGGCTGACGAAACTGACGTGATCAGCGCTTTCCACCAGTTGCAGCAGCTCCATCAGGAGTATCGCGAGATTGGTCCTGTCAGCAAGGAACTGCGCGAAGAGATTTGGCAGCGTTTCAAGGCAGCCAGCACCGTTATCAACAAGCGTCACCAGCAGCACTTTGAGGATCTGCGCGCTCGCGAAGAGGATAATCTGGTCAAGAAGACTGCTCTCTGCGAGAAGGTGGAGGCAATCAATGGTGAAGAGAACAAGGGTAGCGGCGACTGGGAACGTCATACGCAGGAGATTATTGCTATTCAGGCTGAATGGAAGACCATCGGCTTTGCACCACAGAAGATGAACGTGAAGATCTTTGAGCGTTTCCGTGCTGCATGTGATGACTTCTTTGCCCGCAAGGCTGAATACTTCAAGACACTGAAAGACAGTTTCAAGGAGAATGCCGACAAGAAACGTGCACTGATTGAGAAAGCCAAGGCTTTGCAGGACAGCACAGAATGGCGTTCTACCAGCGATAAGCTTATTGCCCTCCAGAAGGAATGGAAGACCATCGGTGTGGTGCCCAAGAAACTGGGTGACCAGCTGTGGGAGGAGTTCCTTGGCGCTTGCAACAAATTCTTCGAGGCCCGTAATGCCGCAGGTGCCGGTCAGCGCAATGAGGAGCACGAGAACCTGGAGAAGAAGCGCGACGTCATTGAACGTCTGAAGGCTGTTGCCGAGGAAGCCGGCGAAGGACTGCAGGAGAAGGTACAGAAACTGGTTGAGGAATACAACGCCATCGGTCACGTGCCCTTCAAGGAGAAAGACAAGATTTATGAAGAGTACCATGCTGTACTCGACAAGCTCTATAAGGAATTGAATGTCAGCGTAGCCAAGAAGCGCCTCAACAAGTTCAAGGACAACCTGAAGCAGGTAGCAGAGCGTGGCGAGGGTGCACTGGACAACGAGCGCCAGCGTCTGATGCGTCAGTATGACAACCTGAAGCAGGAGATTCATACCTACGAGAACAACCTGGGCTTCCTGACTGCCAGCAGCAAGAAGGGTAACAGCCTCATCGAGGAGATGAACCGCAAAATTCAGAAGTTGAAGGATGATATGCAGTTGGTCAAGGAGAAGATCAAGGCTATCGATGCCGAGAACAACGCATAA
- a CDS encoding RNA polymerase sigma factor, producing MKQEEEIFARLVREHKSTIYTVCYMFSKDEDEVQDLFQETLINMWKGMGGFREESKIDTWIYRVALNTCLTQERKKKREVKKVPLNMDVNFFEDNDANAKQARILHQRISQLAYVDRALVMLWLDGMSYDEIGAVVGISAQNVAVKLFRIKEQLKKM from the coding sequence ATGAAACAAGAAGAAGAGATTTTCGCCCGATTGGTGAGGGAGCATAAGAGCACCATCTACACCGTGTGCTACATGTTCTCGAAAGATGAGGATGAGGTTCAGGACCTCTTCCAGGAGACACTTATCAACATGTGGAAGGGCATGGGTGGCTTTCGTGAGGAGAGCAAGATAGACACATGGATATACCGTGTGGCCCTGAACACCTGTCTGACACAGGAGCGCAAGAAGAAGCGCGAGGTGAAGAAGGTGCCTCTGAACATGGACGTCAACTTCTTTGAAGACAATGACGCCAATGCCAAGCAGGCGCGCATACTGCATCAGCGCATCAGCCAGCTGGCCTATGTGGACAGGGCCCTGGTGATGCTATGGCTCGACGGTATGAGCTACGATGAGATTGGTGCCGTGGTGGGCATCAGTGCGCAGAACGTGGCTGTGAAGCTCTTCAGAATCAAGGAACAACTAAAAAAGATGTAA
- a CDS encoding LiaF domain-containing protein, producing MKLRTIIGLLLIVAGGWKLANMWNIVDNDWLWSQPWTVYVAPVLLLYVGAGTIVNSFRKDPDQWLRRPLPINEDGKRINCSVHYGGDEYIYHGESFHGARLDAFCGGIRMDLREATITEDEEIEICTFCGGIELFVPKTVNVVVKSRSFIGAVGNHAARIVDPKAPCLHIIADNFLGGVDIKN from the coding sequence ATGAAACTGAGAACGATTATTGGATTATTGCTGATTGTGGCCGGCGGATGGAAGCTGGCCAACATGTGGAACATCGTAGACAATGACTGGCTGTGGAGTCAGCCCTGGACCGTCTACGTAGCCCCGGTCCTGCTGCTATACGTGGGTGCGGGTACCATAGTAAACAGTTTCCGCAAGGATCCCGACCAGTGGTTGCGCCGCCCCCTGCCTATCAACGAAGACGGCAAGCGCATCAATTGCAGCGTGCACTATGGAGGCGATGAGTATATCTATCATGGCGAGAGTTTCCACGGTGCCCGTCTGGATGCTTTCTGTGGCGGCATCCGCATGGACCTGCGTGAGGCCACCATCACGGAAGATGAGGAGATAGAGATCTGCACTTTCTGCGGCGGCATCGAACTATTTGTGCCAAAAACGGTGAACGTGGTGGTGAAGAGCCGTTCATTTATTGGTGCCGTAGGCAATCACGCCGCACGCATCGTGGACCCCAAGGCTCCCTGTCTGCATATCATTGCCGACAATTTCCTGGGAGGAGTGGATATAAAAAATTGA
- a CDS encoding LytR/AlgR family response regulator transcription factor gives MKQERKETLTTRVISTTFVILTLAIFKPFGLDGQWQAYTHLLALWCVGVCVCMLTDIILKYIVKMPRSLKRGVSYIIRRNLWFQLINTVLVTIAICLYRHFVMSSHIEGNRLSMGNFFETLLIMAFCSFTIGLYWRFKYRSRYLAAELEETRQLNEQLSRVEREETVVERGDITLTGNTNESVTLQVANLLYIETVGNYVKVYHLCDGVVKNDLLRATSKQMEDELQACPMIVRCHRAFLVNLCQVEQIIAKTGSMQLLIKHSHEYIPVSRSNMAQIKEAIKSVQ, from the coding sequence ATGAAACAAGAACGGAAAGAAACCTTAACCACCAGGGTTATCAGTACCACGTTTGTGATACTGACCTTAGCTATATTCAAACCCTTTGGACTCGATGGACAGTGGCAGGCCTATACCCATCTGCTGGCGCTGTGGTGCGTAGGCGTCTGTGTCTGTATGCTGACCGACATCATCCTGAAGTATATCGTCAAGATGCCTCGTTCGCTGAAACGGGGCGTCAGCTATATCATCCGTCGCAACCTGTGGTTCCAGCTTATCAATACGGTGCTCGTCACCATCGCCATCTGCCTGTATCGTCATTTCGTGATGAGCAGTCATATAGAGGGTAACCGTCTGAGCATGGGTAATTTCTTTGAGACCCTGCTCATCATGGCCTTCTGTTCCTTTACCATCGGCTTGTACTGGCGCTTCAAGTACCGCAGTCGCTATCTGGCTGCAGAACTGGAAGAGACGCGTCAGCTCAACGAGCAGCTGTCAAGGGTGGAACGTGAGGAGACGGTTGTGGAGCGTGGTGACATCACCCTGACAGGTAATACCAATGAGTCCGTGACCCTGCAGGTTGCCAACCTGCTGTATATCGAGACCGTGGGTAATTACGTGAAGGTGTACCATCTTTGTGATGGTGTGGTGAAGAATGACTTGCTGCGTGCCACCTCCAAACAGATGGAGGACGAGTTGCAGGCCTGTCCCATGATTGTGCGTTGTCATCGTGCCTTCCTCGTCAACCTCTGTCAAGTAGAGCAGATCATAGCAAAAACGGGTAGTATGCAACTGCTTATCAAGCATAGTCACGAATACATACCCGTTTCACGCAGTAATATGGCCCAGATCAAGGAAGCCATAAAAAGCGTCCAGTAA
- a CDS encoding cache domain-containing protein, with product MTIPIRKVHNSLAARLGIGIIPFVVVVFVVSLGLLFKWSREMVRQEAVERADRMLANTSLRVGGFLNEVQTVTDNMMWQIDENLTPDSLLAYTQRVVQLNPGVSSCSITMEPDFFSQDGHYFSAFSYRKGDSVITVREKPYDYYNKVWYKKAYEADEPVWTDPYDDNDGGSSSKSEWISSYSVPIKDNQGTTIGIMATDLSLKRLSMAISEEVPYEHSYCMMLGQEGHYFVHTDTTKLVRKTIFDDLDPREHPDIIALGHEMVARNSGFMEVNFDGDDCLVFYKPLAHTPWSIALICSESDMFSRYNKLLYILVPLLVIGLFLLMYFLRAIVNSFINPLNRLASQTHHIADGHFDVPLPNSRRVDVIGRLQNSFSAMQKSLAKHISHLERVNAETEHRNTELANANQQAEEAAQRQVAFLQNILHQIRTPLNIIMGFVQVLRDDYTVIPREEMVTITETMKHNATSISRMVHMLTAASSLDVGKVVDCEDHVSCNGIVCEAVNIYNQRVSKPDVNLQVKTEVPDDLFVNVHKDYFLKAFNELLYNAKKYSVVPGHEDEALIVLRVQKVDGFVHFIVEDNGPGVPAAHRSQIFNQFIKANSFSEGLGLGLFVSKQFTKMMGGDLMLDESYTSGARFIIALPV from the coding sequence ATGACAATACCAATACGTAAAGTACATAATTCCCTGGCTGCGAGATTAGGTATCGGCATTATCCCCTTTGTCGTGGTGGTCTTCGTCGTGTCCCTGGGTCTTCTGTTTAAGTGGTCCAGGGAAATGGTGCGTCAGGAAGCCGTTGAGCGGGCAGATCGCATGCTGGCAAATACTTCTTTGCGTGTTGGCGGCTTCCTGAATGAAGTCCAGACGGTGACCGATAATATGATGTGGCAGATTGACGAGAATCTGACACCTGATTCCTTGTTGGCCTATACGCAGCGTGTTGTGCAGCTGAATCCTGGTGTCAGTAGTTGTTCTATTACAATGGAGCCCGACTTCTTCTCTCAGGATGGTCACTATTTCTCTGCATTCTCCTATCGCAAGGGTGACAGCGTGATTACTGTACGCGAGAAACCTTACGACTATTATAATAAGGTGTGGTATAAGAAGGCCTACGAGGCTGATGAACCCGTATGGACAGATCCTTACGACGATAATGATGGCGGTTCTTCTTCTAAATCTGAGTGGATTTCCTCGTATAGCGTTCCTATTAAGGATAATCAGGGTACTACCATCGGTATCATGGCAACCGACCTTTCGTTGAAGCGCTTGTCGATGGCTATCTCTGAAGAGGTGCCTTACGAGCACTCCTATTGTATGATGCTGGGACAGGAAGGTCATTACTTTGTTCATACAGACACAACGAAACTGGTCCGTAAAACCATCTTCGACGACTTGGACCCACGAGAGCATCCCGATATTATTGCCTTAGGACATGAGATGGTGGCAAGAAACTCGGGCTTCATGGAGGTAAATTTTGACGGCGATGATTGTCTGGTGTTCTATAAGCCCCTGGCACATACCCCTTGGAGCATAGCCCTGATTTGTTCAGAGAGTGATATGTTCTCCCGATACAACAAACTGCTGTACATCCTTGTGCCTTTGCTCGTCATAGGTCTGTTCCTCTTGATGTATTTCCTGCGTGCCATCGTGAATTCGTTTATCAATCCGTTGAATCGCCTGGCATCTCAGACCCATCATATTGCTGATGGTCATTTTGATGTGCCCTTGCCAAACAGCAGACGCGTGGATGTAATCGGACGCCTGCAGAACAGTTTCTCTGCCATGCAGAAGTCGTTGGCAAAGCATATCAGTCATCTGGAGCGGGTGAATGCAGAGACAGAGCACAGGAATACGGAATTGGCAAATGCCAATCAGCAGGCCGAAGAGGCCGCCCAGCGTCAGGTTGCCTTCCTGCAGAATATCCTCCATCAGATACGTACGCCGCTGAATATCATCATGGGATTTGTACAGGTGCTGCGTGATGACTATACCGTGATACCGCGTGAGGAGATGGTGACTATCACGGAGACGATGAAGCACAATGCGACATCTATTTCGCGTATGGTACATATGCTCACTGCTGCGTCTTCACTGGATGTTGGTAAGGTGGTGGATTGCGAGGACCACGTTTCATGTAATGGTATTGTCTGTGAGGCAGTCAATATCTACAATCAGCGTGTGTCAAAGCCTGATGTGAACCTACAGGTAAAGACAGAGGTACCTGACGACTTGTTTGTCAATGTCCATAAGGATTATTTCCTGAAGGCCTTCAACGAACTGCTTTATAATGCCAAGAAGTATAGCGTTGTTCCTGGTCATGAGGACGAGGCATTGATTGTGCTGCGTGTTCAGAAGGTTGACGGATTCGTACATTTCATTGTGGAGGATAATGGCCCTGGTGTTCCTGCTGCTCACCGCAGTCAGATATTCAATCAGTTTATCAAGGCCAATAGCTTCTCAGAAGGTCTTGGATTAGGTCTTTTCGTCTCTAAGCAGTTTACTAAGATGATGGGTGGTGACCTGATGCTCGACGAGAGCTACACTTCCGGTGCCCGTTTTATCATAGCTCTTCCCGTGTAA
- a CDS encoding aminoacyl-histidine dipeptidase codes for MSDIQNLKPECIWRNFYKLTQIPRPSGHLEKIQQFLLDFGKECGIYAVKDPAGNIHFRKPATPGYENKKGVILQAHMDMVPQKTPESTHNFETDPIQPWIDGEWVKATGTTLGADNGLGVAAIMAVMEDKTLKHGPIDALITRDEETGMYGANELPEGELQGDILMNLDSEHWGKFVIGSAGGIDVTATLDYKEVETDADDAAVRLTVKNLRGGHSGLEIHEGRGNANKLMAQMVREAIEELDARLAVWHGGNMRNAIPFKAETILTLPKENVAAMKELAEDWKETFNDEFKLIEPQGIEVIVEEVETPKTEIPVEIQDNLVDAIYACHDGVIRYIPAYPNVVETSSNLAIIDIEGGKAGIKILARSSREDMKDYIVKTLESCFSMAGMKVETAGSYGGWDPNPDSEILHLLLKEYKELFGEDGIIQVDHAGLECSVILGKYPWLDVVSLGPTMKSPHTTTERALIKTVEPFWTLLKKTLEDVPSK; via the coding sequence ATGAGTGACATCCAAAATCTGAAACCAGAATGCATCTGGAGAAATTTCTACAAGTTGACACAGATTCCACGTCCATCAGGACATCTGGAAAAAATACAGCAGTTCTTGCTCGACTTCGGCAAGGAATGCGGCATCTATGCAGTGAAGGACCCTGCCGGAAATATCCATTTCCGTAAGCCTGCCACACCTGGCTACGAGAACAAGAAAGGTGTGATCCTGCAGGCGCATATGGACATGGTGCCTCAGAAGACACCTGAGTCAACACACAACTTTGAGACAGACCCCATCCAGCCTTGGATTGACGGCGAATGGGTGAAGGCTACTGGTACGACACTGGGGGCCGACAATGGTCTGGGTGTTGCCGCCATCATGGCTGTTATGGAGGACAAGACATTGAAGCATGGTCCTATCGACGCACTCATCACGCGCGATGAGGAGACAGGTATGTACGGTGCCAACGAACTGCCTGAGGGTGAGTTGCAGGGCGATATCCTGATGAACCTGGACTCAGAGCACTGGGGTAAGTTCGTCATCGGAAGTGCCGGTGGTATCGATGTTACCGCTACACTGGACTATAAAGAGGTGGAGACTGACGCTGACGATGCAGCCGTACGCCTGACTGTAAAGAACCTGCGCGGTGGACACTCCGGACTGGAGATTCACGAGGGTCGCGGCAATGCCAACAAGCTGATGGCACAGATGGTGCGCGAAGCCATTGAGGAACTGGATGCCCGTCTGGCAGTATGGCACGGTGGCAACATGCGTAACGCTATCCCCTTCAAGGCTGAGACAATCCTCACCCTGCCCAAGGAGAATGTGGCTGCGATGAAGGAACTGGCTGAGGACTGGAAAGAGACGTTCAATGATGAGTTCAAGCTCATTGAACCTCAGGGTATCGAGGTTATCGTGGAAGAGGTGGAGACACCCAAGACAGAGATTCCTGTAGAGATTCAGGATAACCTGGTTGACGCCATCTACGCCTGTCACGACGGCGTGATCCGTTATATCCCCGCCTACCCCAACGTGGTGGAGACCTCAAGCAACCTGGCTATCATCGACATCGAAGGTGGCAAGGCCGGTATCAAGATCCTGGCCCGCTCTAGTCGCGAGGATATGAAGGACTATATCGTGAAGACCCTGGAGAGCTGTTTCTCTATGGCAGGCATGAAAGTGGAGACAGCAGGAAGCTATGGCGGCTGGGATCCCAATCCCGACTCGGAGATTCTGCACCTGCTGCTGAAGGAATACAAGGAGCTGTTTGGCGAGGACGGTATCATCCAGGTAGATCATGCCGGACTGGAGTGCTCTGTGATTCTGGGTAAGTATCCCTGGCTCGATGTTGTCAGCCTCGGTCCTACAATGAAATCACCTCACACCACCACAGAGCGTGCACTCATCAAGACAGTAGAACCTTTCTGGACACTGCTGAAGAAGACCTTGGAGGATGTACCTTCTAAGTAA
- a CDS encoding NUDIX hydrolase, with protein MDNLEEKFPLVDEEGRVIGSATRGECHNGSRLLHPVVHLHVFNSAGDIYLQKRPEWKDIQPGKWDTAVGGHMDYGETPEQALRREVSEELGITDFVPEFVDKYVFDSKRERELVYVNRTTYDGPVRPSAEELDGGRFWTMQEIKEAMGKEILTPNFESEFRRCFPDMACH; from the coding sequence ATGGATAATCTGGAAGAGAAATTCCCGCTGGTCGACGAGGAAGGACGCGTGATTGGCTCGGCCACGCGAGGCGAGTGTCATAACGGATCACGACTGTTGCACCCCGTAGTGCACCTGCATGTGTTTAACTCTGCTGGCGACATCTACCTGCAGAAGCGCCCTGAATGGAAAGACATACAGCCAGGGAAATGGGATACGGCCGTAGGCGGACACATGGACTACGGCGAGACACCGGAGCAGGCCCTGCGCCGCGAGGTGAGCGAGGAACTGGGCATCACGGATTTCGTGCCTGAGTTTGTAGACAAATATGTGTTCGACAGTAAGCGCGAACGGGAACTGGTCTACGTAAACCGCACCACCTACGACGGACCTGTGCGTCCCTCTGCAGAGGAACTGGACGGCGGACGCTTCTGGACCATGCAGGAGATAAAAGAGGCGATGGGAAAGGAGATTCTGACCCCGAATTTCGAGAGCGAGTTCAGACGCTGTTTCCCGGATATGGCCTGCCATTAA
- a CDS encoding lysylphosphatidylglycerol synthase transmembrane domain-containing protein, translating into MKIMQTIAKVILPFILGGAILYWMYRGEDWQRIMDVMLHEMNWTWMLLSFPFGILAQVFRGWRWQQTLEPLGEKTRSSVAVNAIFLSYAVSLIIPRVGEFTRCGVLNKWEGTSFPKALGTVVTERAVDTLIVMLYSGIILLFGMSTFGTFFEKTGTSFENILSRFSLTGWVVTAICAAAVMLLLHLLLRHLSIYNKVKMTLHGICEGVLSLKDVKNLPLYLFFSIGIWVMYFLHYYLTFFCFDFTADLGLGCALISFVVANFAVIVPTPNGAGPWHFAIKTMLILYGVADHQALIFVLIVHTVQTMLVILLGMYAWASLSFTKRQKNVVLKTE; encoded by the coding sequence ATGAAAATAATGCAGACCATAGCCAAAGTCATCTTGCCGTTTATCTTAGGCGGTGCGATACTCTATTGGATGTATCGTGGCGAAGACTGGCAGCGCATCATGGATGTAATGCTGCATGAGATGAACTGGACATGGATGCTCCTGTCATTTCCCTTCGGTATTCTGGCTCAGGTATTTCGTGGCTGGCGCTGGCAACAGACGCTGGAGCCCCTGGGCGAGAAGACGCGTTCGTCGGTAGCTGTCAACGCCATTTTCCTAAGCTATGCCGTTTCGCTGATTATCCCTCGCGTAGGTGAGTTCACACGTTGCGGCGTGCTGAACAAATGGGAGGGAACATCTTTCCCGAAGGCACTGGGAACGGTGGTAACGGAAAGAGCCGTGGACACGCTGATAGTGATGCTCTATTCTGGCATCATCCTGCTGTTTGGCATGAGTACCTTCGGCACGTTCTTCGAGAAGACAGGTACCTCGTTCGAGAATATCCTGAGCAGGTTCTCGCTGACGGGTTGGGTGGTAACAGCTATCTGTGCAGCAGCCGTGATGCTGTTGCTCCATCTGCTATTGAGACACCTGTCTATATATAATAAGGTAAAGATGACGCTTCACGGCATCTGTGAGGGTGTGCTCTCGCTAAAGGATGTAAAGAACCTGCCATTATACCTGTTTTTCTCTATTGGTATATGGGTGATGTATTTCCTGCATTACTACCTCACATTCTTCTGCTTTGACTTCACAGCTGACTTAGGACTTGGCTGTGCGCTGATATCGTTTGTGGTGGCCAACTTCGCCGTTATCGTGCCTACGCCAAATGGTGCCGGTCCCTGGCATTTCGCCATCAAGACCATGCTGATTCTCTATGGTGTGGCCGATCATCAGGCGCTGATCTTCGTACTCATCGTACACACCGTACAGACGATGCTCGTTATCCTGCTGGGTATGTATGCGTGGGCAAGTCTTTCGTTTACGAAAAGACAGAAGAACGTTGTTCTAAAGACAGAGTAA
- a CDS encoding magnesium transporter CorA family protein has protein sequence MKTYWNTQGGLSQLQEWQPNCWIQVTCPTEEDQRELEEKFGIPDYFISDISDTDERARYEYDDGWMLIILRIPYVKEVRSRTPYTTVPLGIIHKRDVTITVCYYETNMMIDFVSYQQKRGVGFTDYVDMIFRLFYSSAVWYLKRLKQINSLIDKAKRNLDQNVNNESLIGLSRLQDSLTYFQTSIRGNETLLSKLKFKLQIDEIDADLIEDVNIEMTQARETTNIYSDILESTMDTYSSIINNNMNTVMRTLTSVTIIMMFPTLIASLFGMNLINGMENSPMGFIIALVISVGVSGAAWWFFRHKRLI, from the coding sequence ATGAAGACTTACTGGAACACCCAAGGTGGGCTGAGCCAGCTCCAGGAGTGGCAGCCCAATTGTTGGATACAAGTGACGTGTCCCACCGAAGAAGATCAGCGCGAGCTGGAAGAGAAATTCGGCATACCCGACTATTTTATCAGCGACATCAGCGATACCGATGAGCGCGCCCGTTATGAATATGATGACGGATGGATGCTTATCATTCTGCGTATTCCCTATGTAAAGGAGGTGCGTTCAAGGACGCCCTACACCACCGTGCCTCTTGGTATCATCCACAAGCGCGACGTCACCATCACGGTGTGCTACTACGAGACGAACATGATGATAGACTTCGTAAGCTATCAGCAGAAACGCGGCGTAGGCTTTACGGACTATGTGGATATGATTTTCCGTCTGTTCTATAGCAGTGCCGTATGGTACCTGAAGCGTCTGAAGCAAATCAACTCGCTGATAGACAAGGCCAAGCGCAACCTGGACCAGAACGTGAACAACGAGAGTCTGATAGGCCTGAGCCGCCTGCAGGACTCGCTCACGTATTTCCAGACTTCTATCCGTGGTAACGAGACGCTGCTGTCGAAGTTGAAGTTCAAACTGCAGATTGACGAAATCGACGCCGACCTGATTGAGGACGTCAACATTGAGATGACGCAGGCTCGCGAAACAACGAATATCTATTCGGACATCCTGGAGTCAACGATGGACACCTACTCAAGCATCATCAACAACAATATGAACACGGTGATGCGTACGCTGACCAGTGTGACCATTATCATGATGTTCCCCACCCTGATAGCCTCATTATTTGGCATGAACCTGATTAACGGCATGGAGAACAGTCCGATGGGATTCATTATCGCCCTCGTCATCTCCGTTGGTGTATCAGGTGCCGCATGGTGGTTCTTCCGTCACAAGCGACTAATTTAA